Below is a window of Candidatus Saccharimonadales bacterium DNA.
TGCTGTCGTCGTGCAGATTAACGGTGAGTTAAAGATCCAAAGTGTCAAAATTGACCCTGCGCAAGTAGACCTGGACGACATTTCCGAACTTGAGCACTGGATTGAAATTGCCGTACGTGACGGTATGGCCAAAGCCCAAGAAGTTGCTGCAGAAAAAATGAAGCCGCTCATGGGTGGCCTCGGCAACCTTGGACTATAGGAGTATCTTTTGACACAGCTTCTTCCAACAGCACTTGTTAGTGCGATTGATGAACTAGGCAAGTTGCCTGGCGTAGGCGCTCGTACAGCCGAGCGCTATGCTTATTTTCTGCTGCGTGCCAATGGTAATTCAGTAGAGAAGCTGGCAAAAACTATTAGCGAACTTCATAACGGCGTCAAAACGTGCCCGGTGACGTTCGCGCTTATCGACCCAGACCAAGACGTGTCACCGCTCTACGACGGCCCTGGACGCAGTAAAAAGCTTGTTGCGGTCGTTGAAGAGCCGCTTGATATCATCGCCCTAGAACGTACAGGGCAGTTTCACGGGACGTACCACGTACTAGGAGGAGCAATCTCTCCAATCGACGGCGTTGGCCCTGAAAAACTCCACATTCCAGAACTACTAAAGCGTCTGGGTGACGACGAAGTAGAAGAAGTAATCATTGCTACGAATGCCAGCGTTGAGGGTGAATCAACAGCGCTCTTTTTGCAGCGTCACATCCGTGAAGCTGGAATTACCATACAAATCAGCCGGCTAGCACGAGGCATACCAGTGGGCGTCGATCTAGAATATGCCGATCAAATTACCCTAACGCACGCCCTTGAAGGAAGAAGGATATTCCAAGATGTTTAACGAAGCGACAGAACTTATAAACGCAGCAAAAAAGATTGTTGTTATCCAGGCTGAAAATCCAGACGGAGACAGCCTAGGAAGTAGCCTCGCACTTGAAGAGATTCTGGGCGATCTAGGCAAAGAAGTATCGCTATACTGTCCTGTTGAAATCCCTAAATACCTCCGTTATATCAACGGCTGGGATAGAATAGTCATGGATTTTGACACCAAAGCGGATCTGGCTATTATCGTTGACACCAGCGCGGACGTTCTGATTACGAAAGTACTCGAAACGAGGGGCGTTCGTCATTTCCTCGAATCACACCCAGTACTCGTCATAGACCACCACACGACAGATTCTAATCTTAGTTTTAACCATACGATGCTTTCAAAAGAAGCTGTCGCTACCAGTGAAATAATTCATTCACTAGCCGAAGAAAATAAATGGACTATGAGCGAACAAGCAGCAGAGAATATGCTTGTTGCAATCCTTTCGGATAGTCTTGGCTTCACCACGCAAAACGTTTCCGCGACAACTTTATTAATTGCTAGCAAGCTAGTGGAACTCGGCGCCGTACCGTCAAAAATTGAAGCACGCCGACGCGAGTTCATGAAAAAATCACCCGAAATTCTAGCTTACAAGGGCGAGTTAATTAAACGAATTGAATACCTGCTTGATGGAAAATTAGCAATCGTACACATACCCTGGGAAGACATCCAAGCTTACAGCGACCAGTACAACCCGAGCGTACTTGTACTCGATGAAATGCGTCTTGTGCTAGGAGTTGAAATTGGTGTTGCTATCAAAACATACCCTGACGGTAAAATTACGGGTAAACTCCGCGCGAATGTTCCTATTGCCGAAGAAGTCGCTGGATTCTTTGGCGGTGGCGGCCATAAATACGCTGCGGGCTTTCGAGCGTACGAAGATTACGATACAATTATCTCAGAACTTGTCACAGCGACGGATAAGGCATTGAAAGAATATGAAACTTCAACGAAATAATTCATGTATCCTCGGCGCGTAGCCCGCGCCCTCTCATTAGAGCATTCTTTAAATTCATAACCGAGGAAACAATATGGCTCTCCGACTTCATAATACACTGACGAAGAAAACTGAAGAATTTACTCCTATTACAGATAGAAAGGTAACGCTTTATACCTGTGGGCCAACCGTCTATAACTTTCTGCATGTCGGTAACTGGGCCGCTTACATCTATTGGGATACATTAGTAAGAACTTTAATCGCTGATGGCTATGCCGTTGAACGCGTGATGAACATTACGGATGTCGGCCACTTAACCGGCGAGAATGATGGTGATGCTGATAACGGTGAGGATAAGCTGCAAAAGGGTGCGAGGCGCGAAGGAAAAACCGCTTGGGAAGTTGCCGAGTTTTACGCCGAGGATTTTATGAATGGCATGGAAAAACTCGGTATGATCACACCAGAACATGTCGTAAAGGCGACAGATTTCATACCGCAACAACTTGATTTAGCGCGTATTCTAAAAGAAAAAGGTTACACGTACCAAATTACGGACGGAATTTATTTCGATACAAGCAAGTTTCCGACGTATGCGGATTTTGCAGGTCTTGATTTAGCCGCGCAAAAAGCGGGAGCTAGAATTGAATTCAATCCTGAAAAACGTAACGCCAGTGACTTTGCGTTATGGAAATTTACCGCGCCTGATGAAAAGCGCGATATGGAATGGGATACGCCAGCCGATCTATTAGATAACGGCGAATCTAAAAAGGGCTTCCCAGGCTGGCATCTTGAATGTTCAGCAATGGCTATGAGTATCTTAGGACCTACTATTGATATCCACACAGGCGGAATAGATCACATTCCCGTTCATCATACGAATGAAATCGCCCAAAGCGAATCGGCAAGCGGTCAGAAATTTGCAAATTTCTGGCTACATAATAACCACCTTAAAGTAAACGGTACGAAGATTAGTAAAAGCCTAGGTAATGGCTATACGCTGCAAGACCTCGAGGAGCGCGGATTCAGCCCGATTGACTACCGCATGTTCATTTTGCAAGGCCAGTATAGCAATGAAGGTAATTTCACGTTCGAAAACCTCCAGGCAGCCAAGAACCGGCTCATTCACTGGCGTAATATAGCCGCGCTTCGTCATCAGACACACGATACGCTAAGCGATGACAGCGAAAAATCGACCGACGACAAGAGCATCTCGCTACTTGCGGCTTCTGGCGCAATTCACGAAGCGATGAATAACGACCTAAACACGCCAGAGGCAATGCGCATTATCGACGAAGCGTTCTCTAAACTTGACGGTAAGTCCCTTGATGACATCCACCAGCACGGCCTAGATGAGCTAATTCATACGGTTGACGATCTACTTGGCTTGCAGCTTGAGACAACCACCCCTGACATCAATGACGAAATGAAGCAGCTTATTATTGAGCGTGAACGGGCACGCGACAATAAGGATTGGGCAGAGTCAGATCGCCTGCGTGACAAGCTCTCCGAAAATAACATAGTTGTACGCGACACTAAGCACGGAAGTATTTGGGAATATAAAAATTAAAGAACCGCTACTGCGGTTCTTTTTATCTAAGCAGCGTCTTCGCCT
It encodes the following:
- the recR gene encoding recombination mediator RecR; the encoded protein is MTQLLPTALVSAIDELGKLPGVGARTAERYAYFLLRANGNSVEKLAKTISELHNGVKTCPVTFALIDPDQDVSPLYDGPGRSKKLVAVVEEPLDIIALERTGQFHGTYHVLGGAISPIDGVGPEKLHIPELLKRLGDDEVEEVIIATNASVEGESTALFLQRHIREAGITIQISRLARGIPVGVDLEYADQITLTHALEGRRIFQDV
- the cysS gene encoding cysteine--tRNA ligase; amino-acid sequence: MALRLHNTLTKKTEEFTPITDRKVTLYTCGPTVYNFLHVGNWAAYIYWDTLVRTLIADGYAVERVMNITDVGHLTGENDGDADNGEDKLQKGARREGKTAWEVAEFYAEDFMNGMEKLGMITPEHVVKATDFIPQQLDLARILKEKGYTYQITDGIYFDTSKFPTYADFAGLDLAAQKAGARIEFNPEKRNASDFALWKFTAPDEKRDMEWDTPADLLDNGESKKGFPGWHLECSAMAMSILGPTIDIHTGGIDHIPVHHTNEIAQSESASGQKFANFWLHNNHLKVNGTKISKSLGNGYTLQDLEERGFSPIDYRMFILQGQYSNEGNFTFENLQAAKNRLIHWRNIAALRHQTHDTLSDDSEKSTDDKSISLLAASGAIHEAMNNDLNTPEAMRIIDEAFSKLDGKSLDDIHQHGLDELIHTVDDLLGLQLETTTPDINDEMKQLIIERERARDNKDWAESDRLRDKLSENNIVVRDTKHGSIWEYKN
- a CDS encoding DHH family phosphoesterase, with the protein product MFNEATELINAAKKIVVIQAENPDGDSLGSSLALEEILGDLGKEVSLYCPVEIPKYLRYINGWDRIVMDFDTKADLAIIVDTSADVLITKVLETRGVRHFLESHPVLVIDHHTTDSNLSFNHTMLSKEAVATSEIIHSLAEENKWTMSEQAAENMLVAILSDSLGFTTQNVSATTLLIASKLVELGAVPSKIEARRREFMKKSPEILAYKGELIKRIEYLLDGKLAIVHIPWEDIQAYSDQYNPSVLVLDEMRLVLGVEIGVAIKTYPDGKITGKLRANVPIAEEVAGFFGGGGHKYAAGFRAYEDYDTIISELVTATDKALKEYETSTK
- a CDS encoding YbaB/EbfC family nucleoid-associated protein, giving the protein MMAFDQMKMLNELRKAQKDLKKQIIEVEAGDGAVVVQINGELKIQSVKIDPAQVDLDDISELEHWIEIAVRDGMAKAQEVAAEKMKPLMGGLGNLGL